The following are encoded together in the Vigna unguiculata cultivar IT97K-499-35 chromosome 2, ASM411807v1, whole genome shotgun sequence genome:
- the LOC114173980 gene encoding vicilin-like seed storage protein At2g18540, which yields MLTMEPERKAWILIFFLTISLCGVKASSEGHHGEPQEGPVVKKDQRRTLLATEFGQITALDIKEEPDKLPYHLQFITLEPNSLFLPVLLHADMVFYVHTGSGKLTWAHDDDTGTIPLREGDLCNLVEGSVFYIQSDLEAERRKLRIYAMLTNTEDNTFNPSIGAYSRIDRLVKGFDKRIMQAALKVPDDLIEEIVNKKNTPAIVHADSKKTNIVKTLEASFLKNFVGVGSNSNKLEKYNILNHDPDFKNRYGSSVAVSKRQLKSLKRTNIGFLMVHLNEGSILGPHWNPKAAELAVAVEGKGMVRVVNGSSTEDETESQNMRFKVNAGDAFVVPRFHSMAQMAFNDEPFVFLGFSTSAKDNHPQFLAGKGSVLDNLDKHILATSLGVSDRTAEELQRSPRDAIIFGCSSCAEEEENTMEEEERERKREEEERKREEEEEDRKQEREREREEEEAKRQQEEREKKREEEEEREHEEGGGRGKERERKEEREREEEEARRQQEKREKKREKEKGEETEDKREQEKEQDQDKREGEREAEAAAQKEQEQARREQEKREKKRQEEGQREGKEEEDPTWWERPRREKGKRSSSEEEVAEEEQEQAKRQQEEREKRREQEGDADPFEGRRALKVRNV from the exons ATGTTAACAATGGAGCCTGAAAGAAAAGCTTGGATCTTGATCTTCTTCCTTACCATTTCCCTGTGTGGGGTGAAAGCATCAAGTGAAGGTCACCATGGCGAGCCTCAAGAGGGTCCTGTGGTGAAAAAGGATCAGAGAAGGACATTACTTGCCACTGAGTTCGGACAGATAACCGCCCTTGACATCAAGGAAGAACCAGACAAACTTCCCTACCATCTTCAGTTCATCACATTGGAGCCAAACTCGCTATTTCTTCCTGTGCTTCTACATGCAGATATGGTATTTTATGTTCATACAG GGAGTGGAAAGCTGACTTGGGCACATGATGATGATACTGGCACGATCCCTTTACGCGAAGGAGATCTCTGCAATCTCGTTGAAGGATCTGTTTTCTATATACAGAGCGACTTAGAGGCTGAGAGAAGGAAACTGAGGATCTATGCAATGTTAACCAATACAGAAGACAATACTTTT AATCCATCGATCGGTGCTTACTCAAGAATCGACCGACTGGTCAAGGGCTTTGATAAGAGAATCATGCAAGCAGCTTTGAAG gTACCAGATGATTTGATAGAAGAAATCGTCAACAAGAAAAATACCCCAGCTATAGTGCATGCGGATTCAAAGAAGACGAATATTGTCAAGACACTGGAGGCTTCgtttcttaaaaattttgtagGTGTTGGGTCCAACTCCAACAAACTCGAAAAATACAACATCCTTAATCATGACCCTGACTTCAAAAATCGTTATGGTAGTAGCGTAGCAGTGTCCAAAAGGCAACTAAAGTCATTGAAGCGGACGAACATTGGATTTCTGATGGTGCATTTGAACGAG GGGTCAATATTGGGGCCTCATTGGAACCCGAAGGCAGCAGAGTTGGCAGTGGCAGTAGAAGGGAAAGGCATGGTCCGAGTGGTAAATGGAAGCAGCACTGAAGATGAGACAGAAAGCCAAAACATGAGGTTTAAGGTTAACGCGGGTGATGCTTTTGTGGTGCCTAGGTTTCATTCAATGGCTCAGATGGCATTCAACGATGAACCGTTTGTTTTTCTGGGCTTCAGCACTTCAGCAAAGGACAACCATCCTCAATTTTTGGCGGGAAAGGGATCTGTGCTTGACAATCTGGACAAGCATATACTGGCTACCTCTTTGGGTGTAAGTGACAGAACCGCTGAGGAACTTCAGCGTTCTCCAAGAGATGCCATCATTTTCGGGTGCAGCTCCTGCGCAGAGGAAGAGGAGAATACAATGGAGGAGGAAGAAAGGGAGAGGAAGAGAGAGGAGgaggagagaaagagagaagaagaggaagaagacaGGAagcaagagagagagagggagagagaggaagaggaagCCAAAAGACAGCAAGAAGAGAGGGAAAAGAAGCGTGAGGAGGAGGAAGAGAGAGAGCATGAAGAAGGTGGTGGGAGAGGGAAAGAAAGGGAAAGGAAAGAAGAGAGGGAGAGGGAGGAAGAAGAAGCTAGAAGGCAACAGGAGAAGagggaaaagaaaagagagaaagaaaaaggagaagaaacaGAAGACAAAAGAGAGCAAGAAAAGGAGCAAGATCAAGATAAAAGGGAAGGGGAAAGGGAAGCGGAAGCAGCAGCACAGAAGGAGCAAGAACAAGCTAGAAGAGAgcaagaaaagagagagaagaagcgACAGGAGGAAGGACAAAGggaaggaaaagaagaagaagatccGACATGGTGGGAGAGACCGAGGAGAGAGAAGGGGAAGAGATCATCATCAGAAGAAGAAGTAGCAGAAGAGGAGCAAGAACAAGCCAAGAGACAACAAGAAGAGAGGGAGAAAAGAAGAGAGCAAGAGGGTGATGCTGATCCCTTTGAAGGAAGGAGAGCTTTGAAAGTCAGGAACGTTTGA
- the LOC114173981 gene encoding pentatricopeptide repeat-containing protein At4g38150 produces the protein MVYMAASVRGIHKLLSSSRIEKLVSLSRSKQHLPPWVEIVRHFSFTDDFSGRSKHSTGERDDFLRQQSDSSFEDNGGKRIHEAYNVEQGLSDSIPSRPLRGRKPINQPPPRFRESGRGSFPPRFDDSHGAPGALDNSNKSSKIDLAFQGMNVAETNKDLGQSGDNFLDKFKLAFDDKAVNQSEAAASKQSEEAKWSDSNPNAQEPVPQDADEIFKKMKETGLIPNAVAMLDGLCKDGLVQEALKLFGLMREKGTIPEIVIYTAVVEGYTKADRADDAKRIFRKMQSSGISPNAFSYTVLIQGLYKCRRLQDAFEFCVEMLEAGHLPNVTTFVGLVDGFCKEKGIEEAKDAIKTLTEKGFAFDEKAVRQFLDKKTPFSPSVWEAIFGKKAPQRPF, from the exons ATG GTTTATATGGCAGCATCTGTAAGGGGGATTCATAAACTCTTATCCTCCTCCCGGATTGAAAAACTAGTTTCTCTTTCACGTTCCAAACAACATCTGCCACCGTGGGTTGAGATTGTGCGCCATTTTAGCTTTACCGATGATTTCAGTGGCAGAAGCAAACATTCTACTGGGGAACGTGATGATTTTCTTCGTCAACAGTCGGACTCAAGTTTTGAAGACAATGGTGGCAAGCGAATCCATGAGGCATATAATGTTGAACAGGGATTGTCAGATTCAATTCCAAGTAGGCCTTTGAGAGGTAGGAAGCCAATTAATCAGCCTCCTCCACGTTTCCGAGAATCTGGTAGAGGTTCCTTTCCTCCAAGATTTGATGACAGCCATGGTGCGCCTGGTGCTTTGGACAACTCAAATAAATCTTCCAAAATTGATCTTGCATTTCAGGGCATGAATGTGGCAGAAACAAATAAGGATTTGGGGCAATCAGGAGACAATTTCCTTGACAAATTCAAGCTTGCTTTTGATGATAAAGCAGTTAATCAGTCAGAGGCTGCTGCAAGCAAGCAATCTGAAGAAGCAAAGTGGTCAGATTCCAATCCAAATGCTCAAGAGCCTGTGCCACAAGATGCTGATGAGATATTCAAGAAGATGAAGGAGACTGGCCTTATCCCTAATGCTGTGGCTATGCTCGATGGTCTATGTAAAGATGGTCTGGTTCAAGAAGCCTTGAAACTTTTTGGTTTGATGCGGGAGAAGGGAACTATTCCAGAGATTGTCATATACACAGCAGTAGTGGAGGGATACACAAAGGCCGACAGGGCTGATGATGCGAAAAGGATTTTCAGGAAGATGCAGAGTAGTGGCATTTCTCCCAATGCTTTCAGTTACACAGTCCTTATACAAGGACTCTACAAGTGTAGAAGATTACAGGATGCTTTTGAATTTTGTGTGGAGATGTTAGAAGCGGGCCACTTACCAAATGTGACAACTTTTGTAGGCCTGGTGGATGGTTTCTGCAAGGAAAAAGGGATTGAAGAAGCTAAGGATGCTATCAAAACATTAACTGAAAAGGGCTTTGCTTTTGATGAGAAAGCTGTTAGGCAGTTTTTGGACAAGAAAACACCATTTTCACCCTCTGTTTGGGAGGCGATTTTTGGGAAGAAAGCCCCGCAgagaccattttaa
- the LOC114173982 gene encoding tyrosine--tRNA ligase 1, cytoplasmic, with amino-acid sequence MEQPPSEALESLSVSDSQTPQSSNSTPQLTPEEKFKIVRSVGEECIQEDELLNLLTKKPEPVCYDGFEPSGRMHIAQGVMKAISVNKLTSAGCRVKIWIADWFAKLNNKMGGDLKKIETVGRYLIEIWKAVGMDVEGGKVEFLWSSKEINARADEYWPLVLDIAQKNNLKRIIRCSQIMGRSEQDELTAAQIFYPCMQCADIFFLKADICQLGMDQRKVNVLAREYCDDIKRKNKPIILSHHMLPGLQQGQEKMSKSDPSSSVYMEDEEAEVNVKIKKAYCPPKVVEGNPCLEYIKYLILPWFNEFTVERSADNGGNKTFKSYEELIADYENGELHPADLKPALSKSLNKILEPVREHFKKDSNAKELLKRVKAYRVTK; translated from the exons ATGGAACAACCACCCTCTGAAGCCCTCGAATCCTTGTCCGTCTCAGATTCTCAGACCCCTCAATCCTCCAATTCCACACCTCA ATTGACTCCCGAAGAGAAGTTTAAGATTGTGAGGAGCGTCGGAGAAGAATGCATTCAGGAAGACGAACTCCTTAACCTCCTCACCAAAAAGCCCGAACCCGTTTGCTACGATGGCTTCGAACCCTCCGGACGCATGCACATTGCTCAG ggTGTTATGAAAGCAATCAGTGTGAATAAGCTCACATCTGCCGGTTGCCGTGTCAAAATATGGATTGCTGATTGGTTTGCGAAGCTCAACAATAAGATGGGAGGGGATTTGAAGAAAATTGAGACGGTTGGTCGTTATTTGATTGAGATTTGGAAAGCTGTTGGGATGGATGTCGAGGGAGGGAAAGTTGAGTTTCTGTGGTCTTCGAAGGAGATTAACGCCAGAGCTGATGAGTACTGGCCTCTTGTGTTGGATATAGCTCAGAAGAACAATCTAAAAAGGATTATCAG GTGTAGCCAAATAATGGGACGAAGTGAACAGGACGAATTGACTGCTGCTCAGATATTCTATCCATGCATGCAGTGTGCGGACATATTTTTCCTCAAG GCTGACATCTGCCAACTGGGAATGGATCAGCGGAAAGTGAACGTACTTGCTAGAGAATATTGTGATGACATTAAGAGGAAGAACAAGCCCATTATCTTGTCACACC ACATGTTACCTGGTCTGCAGCAAGGGCAGGAAAAGATGTCAAAAAGTGACCCATCATCTTCTGTTTACATGGAAGACGAGGAG GCTGAAGtgaatgtgaaaataaaaaaggcgTATTGCCCGCCAAAGGTTGTGGAAGGAAACCCATGCCTGGAGTACATTAAATACCTTATCTTACCCTGGTTTAATGAGTTCACAGTGGAGCGTAGTGCAGATAATGGTGGGAATAA GACATTCAAAAGCTACGAAGAGCTTATTGCAGACTATGAAAATGGAGAGCTACATCCTGCTGACCTCAAGCCAGCATTGTCGAAGTCATTGAATAAAATTCTGGAG CCTGTAAGGGAACACTTCAAGAAGGACAGCAATGCCAAAGAGCTACTGAAGAGGGTCAAG GCTTACCGAGTCACCAAGTAA